The proteins below come from a single Mytilus edulis chromosome 5, xbMytEdul2.2, whole genome shotgun sequence genomic window:
- the LOC139525294 gene encoding uncharacterized protein — protein MFRRQVLSILTEQLNYDALRKMIPNITQWRYYEAKRHTEKSGAGQPVQPSKQQREKFDAKCLEHFIDFITSNQIIKDLPFGDKTLRLSTGEIRNIPNVVRSIAPVSIIKQYNQLCEEDQVKPLGTSTLYKLLDECAASVRKSMEGLDNYITEGGRAFVELEKLVVLLPEYTQALKARLQEAKQYLKTDMKIHVRQTSTVADHCAPYALSTSDPCFRGLCDHEHDSRCDSCSYMADLFDMLLTKVIANTWKNRDSVLYTVSSNPSLCIIIPPL, from the exons ATGTTCAGACGACAGGTCTTATCTATCCTCACTGAGCAACTAAACTATGATGCATTAAGAAAG atgatTCCCAATATTACACAATGGAGGTACTATGAGGCTAAAAGACACACAGAAAAGTCAGGTGCAGGACAGCCAGTTCAGCCCTCAAAACAACAGAGAGAGAAGTTTGATGCCAAATGTTTAGAacattttatagattttataacatcTAATCAAATCATTAAGGACCTACCATTTGGGGATAAAACTCTACGATTATCAACTGGAGAGATCAGAAATATACCAAATGTAGTTCGATCCATTGCACCAGTTTCCATCATCAAACAGTATAACCAGTTGTGTGAAGAAGATCAGGTTAAACCATTAG GCACAAGCACCCTATATAAACTTTTAGATGAGTGTGCAGCATCAGTGAGAAAAAGTATGGAAGGACTTGACAATTACATAACAGAGGGAGGCAGGGCTTTTGTTGAGTTGGAGAAATTAGTTGTCCTATTACCTGAGTATACACAAGCACTGAAAGCAAGACTTCAGGAGGCAAAGCAGTACTTAAAAACAGATATGaaa ATTCATGTGAGGCAAACTTCAACAGTTGCTGACCATTGTGCACCATATGCTTTGAGCACAAGTGATCCATGCTTTAGAGGATTATGTGACCATGAACATGACAGCCGATGTGACAGCTGCTCATATATGGCAGATCTGTTTGATATGTTACTAACAAAAGTTATTGCCAACACATGGAAGAATAGAGATTCAGTGCTTTATACAGTAAGTTCCAATCCATCTCTATgtataattatacccccgctttaa